In one window of Candidatus Scalindua sp. DNA:
- a CDS encoding aldo/keto reductase — MEFKKITDEADIPVVGLGTWTVGGGKEADITQDSENISAIKTAIKLGITHIDTAESYANGHTEELVGKAIQGFDRNGLFITSKVSPEHLKHNDVIESARMSLERLKTSYLDLYLIHLPNPEIPIRETMQAMDYLIGQKLIRFIGVSNFSVEQIKEAQGYTKNRIVANQVEYNLLVRNSGHVTNDMESQIIPYCQKNDILIIVWRPLAKGKLAKPGFKLLDELSEKYRKTQAQISLNWLISKKGVVAITKSSKTRHLEDNLGALGWRLRQEDIDRLDKECMA; from the coding sequence ATGGAATTCAAAAAAATAACAGATGAAGCAGACATACCGGTTGTAGGTCTCGGGACATGGACTGTTGGTGGAGGAAAAGAAGCGGATATCACGCAGGACAGTGAAAATATTTCCGCGATAAAAACCGCAATCAAATTGGGAATAACACACATTGATACCGCAGAATCATATGCAAATGGCCATACAGAAGAATTGGTTGGAAAGGCGATTCAGGGTTTTGATAGAAACGGTTTATTTATTACCTCGAAAGTTTCCCCTGAACATCTGAAGCACAATGACGTCATTGAATCCGCCAGAATGAGTTTAGAAAGATTGAAGACCAGTTACCTCGATCTGTATCTGATTCATTTGCCGAACCCGGAGATTCCAATTCGGGAAACCATGCAGGCTATGGACTATTTAATCGGGCAAAAGCTCATTCGTTTTATCGGGGTGAGTAATTTTTCTGTCGAACAGATAAAAGAAGCACAGGGATATACGAAAAACAGAATTGTTGCTAACCAGGTTGAATACAATCTGCTTGTCAGAAATAGCGGTCATGTTACCAATGACATGGAATCTCAGATAATTCCCTATTGTCAGAAAAATGATATCCTCATAATTGTGTGGAGACCCCTGGCCAAAGGTAAGCTTGCAAAACCCGGCTTTAAACTCCTTGATGAGTTGTCCGAAAAATACAGAAAAACTCAGGCGCAAATTTCCCTGAACTGGTTAATTTCGAAAAAAGGGGTTGTTGCCATAACGAAATCATCAAAAACCCGCCACCTGGAAGACAATCTCGGGGCTCTGGGGTGGAGATTAAGACAAGAGGATATCGATAGATTGGATAAAGAATGTATGGCATGA
- a CDS encoding DUF2024 family protein, producing MRVAVFDTYIVMKNEAARHFEIIVPVDQSHEKVIQYGREYLKRAGQDELPLTTKECIFWHTEAASDNIKKAIKEQGYCIYEIEESN from the coding sequence ATGAGAGTAGCTGTCTTTGACACGTATATCGTAATGAAGAATGAAGCGGCAAGGCATTTTGAAATTATCGTCCCGGTGGATCAGTCCCACGAGAAAGTCATTCAATACGGACGTGAGTATTTAAAAAGAGCTGGACAAGATGAGCTTCCGCTCACAACGAAAGAATGCATCTTTTGGCACACAGAAGCAGCGTCAGATAATATTAAAAAGGCCATTAAAGAGCAGGGTTACTGTATTTATGAGATTGAAGAGTCTAATTGA
- a CDS encoding DUF488 domain-containing protein, producing the protein MSKCTMKRPVIFTIGHSTHPINEFVELLQAHGIKEIVDVRSIPKSRHNPQFNSEMLRKSLQQAHIRYTHVQKLGGLRHTTKYSLNLGWHNVSFRGFADYMATPEFSEGLEALIKIASLRETAIMCAEAVPWRCHRSLIADALTKRGWAVKDIMSRTSATKHRLTPFLKVRKGQLIYPEPKI; encoded by the coding sequence ATGTCAAAATGCACTATGAAGAGACCGGTAATCTTTACCATCGGCCACTCTACTCATCCTATCAATGAATTTGTGGAGCTGTTACAAGCGCATGGTATTAAAGAGATTGTTGACGTAAGGTCAATACCAAAGTCGCGCCATAACCCTCAGTTCAATTCAGAGATGCTCAGAAAATCATTACAACAGGCACACATACGGTATACGCATGTACAAAAACTCGGAGGGCTGCGCCACACAACGAAATATTCGTTAAATCTCGGTTGGCATAACGTCTCATTTAGAGGATTCGCCGATTACATGGCAACACCTGAATTTTCTGAAGGCTTGGAAGCCCTTATAAAGATCGCTAGTTTGAGAGAAACAGCTATCATGTGCGCCGAAGCCGTGCCGTGGCGATGCCACCGCTCGCTCATTGCCGACGCGCTCACGAAAAGAGGGTGGGCAGTAAAGGACATCATGAGTCGCACCTCCGCCACAAAGCACCGCCTGACACCATTTTTGAAAGTAAGGAAGGGACAACTCATTTATCCTGAACCAAAGATATGA
- a CDS encoding NAD(P)/FAD-dependent oxidoreductase produces METKKNIVVIGAGYGGITAALRLARLFRKHPEYQIHLIDRNPYHTLKTQLHEAAIRKTAVSIPIDRIIQKKNIIFHLGEVTRIDTAKQSVHMGNKSLQFYCLAIALGSQVNFYNIPGLQKNSFPLQTLRDAQLIYDYITRLCARAASEPIEQRRRDMLRFVVGGGGLSGIEFASELADHAAQCIGNYHVNPQEVEIIIIESGSHIMSKMDESFAARIHKKLIEKSIKIVTGTKIVSRTPDTVTLSSGKILRTKTVIWTGGIRMQELARQSGMKIGQLGRIIVDGFLRVEGYPFIYAIGDNALAMNPYSKEPVPAAAQFALQQGRLVADNIYADIVRGEKKPYRPKLLGEVVSLGRHLAVGWLALPFLKKITFVGFLGNLLKTAIQEKHIFLLRKESRKWITY; encoded by the coding sequence ATGGAAACAAAAAAAAATATTGTTGTGATTGGGGCAGGCTATGGGGGGATTACGGCTGCATTGCGATTAGCAAGGTTGTTCCGTAAACATCCTGAATATCAAATACATCTTATAGATAGAAATCCTTACCATACGCTCAAGACACAACTGCATGAGGCCGCGATCCGCAAGACAGCAGTGTCCATTCCAATTGACCGCATTATACAGAAAAAAAACATTATCTTTCATCTTGGAGAAGTAACCAGGATTGATACCGCCAAACAGAGCGTTCACATGGGAAACAAGTCTCTACAATTTTATTGTTTGGCGATAGCGCTTGGAAGCCAGGTAAATTTCTATAATATTCCTGGATTGCAGAAAAACTCTTTCCCGCTTCAGACATTAAGAGATGCGCAACTCATTTATGACTACATTACTCGACTCTGCGCGCGTGCGGCATCGGAACCTATTGAGCAACGACGCAGGGATATGCTCCGGTTTGTCGTCGGTGGCGGTGGTTTATCAGGGATAGAATTTGCTTCAGAACTTGCCGACCATGCTGCTCAGTGTATCGGTAACTACCATGTTAATCCTCAAGAGGTTGAAATTATCATCATTGAATCGGGCAGTCATATAATGTCAAAAATGGATGAATCCTTTGCGGCGCGTATTCATAAAAAACTCATTGAAAAGAGTATAAAAATTGTAACGGGAACAAAAATTGTTAGTAGAACTCCAGACACAGTCACTCTTTCGTCGGGTAAGATATTGAGAACGAAGACGGTGATCTGGACGGGAGGTATTCGCATGCAGGAACTCGCAAGACAAAGTGGAATGAAAATCGGACAATTGGGACGTATTATTGTCGATGGATTTCTTCGGGTAGAAGGTTATCCATTTATATATGCCATTGGAGATAATGCCCTTGCAATGAATCCCTACTCAAAAGAACCTGTTCCCGCTGCTGCTCAGTTTGCATTACAGCAGGGAAGGTTGGTAGCAGACAATATCTACGCCGATATTGTCCGGGGAGAAAAAAAACCGTATCGCCCAAAACTCTTAGGTGAGGTCGTCAGCCTGGGAAGGCATCTTGCCGTTGGATGGTTAGCACTCCCCTTCTTGAAGAAAATCACATTTGTTGGTTTTCTGGGAAACCTTCTTAAAACAGCAATTCAGGAAAAACACATCTTTCTCTTAAGAAAAGAGAGTAGAAAATGGATAACATATTAG
- a CDS encoding thiamine pyrophosphate-dependent enzyme produces MKRYTPLNYIGRNKPVWCAGCGDYGVLTALFNAFSQKEIDAKNVAIISGIGCSGRLPDFIKAYGFHGAHGRALPIAIGVKVANPSLNVFVVGGDGDGLSIGAGHFPHAARKNIDMTYILMDNSLFGMTKGQFSPTSPCKFESGSSPYGTLEEPMNPIVLSLIYGSTFVARGYSGPSKLNDLINLIREAMEHKGFSFIHVLSPCITYNRVVTFQSLNAQVVDIDEKHEITDRNEALALALREEKLSVGLFYKITKPTFNEKLVAMSEKCGKHGLDIEGLYTKFT; encoded by the coding sequence ATGAAGCGTTATACACCACTTAATTATATAGGAAGAAACAAGCCGGTCTGGTGTGCAGGGTGCGGTGATTATGGAGTATTGACAGCATTATTTAATGCGTTTAGTCAAAAAGAGATTGACGCAAAGAATGTCGCTATCATATCGGGAATAGGATGCTCCGGCAGGCTGCCGGATTTCATAAAGGCATACGGCTTTCACGGTGCGCATGGTCGTGCGCTTCCAATTGCAATTGGTGTAAAGGTGGCAAATCCATCCCTAAACGTTTTTGTTGTTGGCGGGGATGGAGATGGGTTAAGTATCGGTGCCGGACATTTTCCACATGCTGCAAGAAAAAATATTGACATGACCTACATACTCATGGACAACTCACTTTTCGGGATGACCAAGGGACAGTTTTCTCCCACAAGTCCGTGTAAATTTGAGAGTGGCTCCTCTCCATACGGTACTCTGGAAGAACCAATGAACCCGATTGTCTTGTCATTGATATATGGGAGTACTTTTGTAGCGAGAGGATATTCCGGACCATCGAAATTAAATGATTTAATTAATTTAATACGTGAGGCAATGGAGCATAAAGGGTTTTCATTTATCCATGTACTGAGTCCGTGTATAACTTATAACAGGGTGGTAACGTTTCAGTCACTTAACGCGCAGGTTGTTGATATAGATGAGAAACACGAGATTACTGATAGAAATGAGGCATTGGCGCTTGCCCTTCGCGAAGAAAAACTCTCCGTAGGGCTGTTTTATAAAATCACGAAGCCCACATTTAATGAAAAGCTTGTTGCAATGAGTGAAAAATGCGGGAAGCACGGCTTGGATATTGAAGGACTCTATACCAAATTTACTTGA
- a CDS encoding 2-oxoacid:acceptor oxidoreductase subunit alpha, which produces MTTDCVIRIAGESGEGIVLAGEIVTLALSRSGFNIFTFRTYPAEVRGGPSLFQMRTSAGRIRSQGDSLDILVSLNDEACDGNLKELKEGGLLLWDGISEARWNSPSDKDLISFPIPITEIVSKKVGVYRCKNMVAIGALCNLLNIDYFIMESVIKEKTSKKGSHLLEKNLLAFNLGFDYAETHKTESLPYHLSPIGKPEKLVLSGNEALALGALISGCRFYAAYPITPATDLMEWLALELPGVGGTVIQAEDEISALGMVLGASFAGQKAFTATSGPGLSLMAELIGMASMAEIPSVIVDVQRGGPGTGMPTKTEQSDLNLALYGTHGDAPRIVLAPTDVEDCFFQIINAFNLSEKYQVPVIVLSDQSLGHRKESIRRPVMADIKQGKRLRPTADEMKDYRRYRLTSDGVSPMAIPGEDEGYYVAQGLEHDEYGSPCYDPENHLRMTARRFCKLQDISGEIALFEKYGKQDAHIGIIGWGSTEGAVREAFERLDAEGYGVEVFYPKVLNPLPDKEIRTFLKNKKTILVPEINYTGQFAMLLRGKYLTQVTSLTICGGIPFTANEIYSKIRELGNR; this is translated from the coding sequence ATGACAACAGATTGTGTTATCAGGATAGCGGGAGAATCGGGAGAAGGCATCGTTCTCGCAGGTGAGATCGTCACACTTGCATTGAGCCGTTCAGGATTTAACATATTCACCTTCAGGACATATCCTGCTGAAGTAAGAGGCGGACCATCCCTGTTCCAAATGAGGACCAGTGCAGGCCGTATTCGTTCGCAGGGTGATTCACTCGACATACTCGTTTCGCTGAATGATGAGGCATGCGATGGGAATTTGAAGGAATTAAAGGAAGGCGGTTTATTACTATGGGACGGGATAAGTGAAGCGCGATGGAATTCACCATCTGATAAGGATCTGATAAGTTTTCCAATTCCGATTACAGAGATTGTGAGTAAAAAGGTTGGTGTTTACCGATGCAAAAACATGGTGGCCATTGGCGCTTTGTGCAACTTATTAAATATCGACTATTTTATCATGGAAAGCGTCATAAAGGAAAAGACATCCAAGAAAGGCAGCCATCTCCTGGAAAAGAATCTTCTGGCATTTAACCTGGGGTTTGACTATGCAGAGACCCATAAGACGGAATCCCTTCCCTATCACCTGTCACCCATTGGCAAACCTGAAAAATTAGTACTTTCAGGTAATGAGGCTCTCGCACTTGGCGCACTGATAAGTGGGTGCAGATTTTACGCAGCCTATCCAATCACCCCTGCCACTGATCTGATGGAGTGGTTAGCGCTGGAACTTCCAGGGGTTGGCGGTACTGTTATCCAGGCCGAGGATGAAATAAGCGCGTTAGGAATGGTGTTGGGGGCGTCATTTGCCGGCCAAAAGGCCTTTACCGCCACATCGGGACCAGGGCTTTCATTAATGGCTGAGCTTATTGGAATGGCAAGTATGGCAGAAATACCTTCGGTTATTGTGGATGTACAGCGTGGAGGGCCAGGTACCGGAATGCCTACCAAAACAGAACAGTCTGATTTAAATCTTGCACTGTACGGAACACACGGAGATGCCCCAAGAATTGTCTTAGCGCCTACAGATGTTGAAGACTGTTTTTTCCAAATTATTAATGCATTCAACTTGTCCGAAAAATATCAAGTGCCGGTAATTGTCTTATCAGACCAATCATTAGGGCACAGGAAAGAAAGTATCAGAAGACCTGTTATGGCAGATATCAAGCAGGGTAAAAGGCTGAGGCCAACGGCCGATGAAATGAAGGATTATCGCAGATACCGTTTGACCTCAGACGGTGTTTCCCCCATGGCAATTCCCGGAGAGGATGAGGGATACTATGTGGCACAGGGATTGGAGCACGATGAATATGGCTCACCATGTTATGATCCTGAAAATCATCTCCGGATGACTGCCAGGCGTTTCTGCAAATTACAGGATATTTCAGGTGAGATTGCTCTGTTTGAAAAATATGGGAAACAGGATGCCCATATAGGTATAATTGGTTGGGGATCAACTGAAGGGGCGGTGAGGGAGGCCTTTGAAAGGCTTGATGCGGAAGGCTATGGTGTAGAGGTTTTTTACCCTAAGGTATTAAATCCCTTACCGGACAAAGAGATAAGGACCTTTCTCAAAAACAAGAAGACAATCCTTGTCCCTGAGATAAATTATACAGGCCAGTTTGCCATGCTCCTCAGGGGAAAATACCTTACGCAGGTTACGTCACTAACTATTTGCGGTGGGATTCCATTTACCGCAAATGAAATTTACAGCAAAATCAGAGAGTTAGGTAATAGATGA
- a CDS encoding DUF2024 family protein gives MKVSVYDTYVVKKNGETMHFDIMVPEGQTHEKVIQYGIEYLKRVGQEGQPLTTKECRFCHMEDASEDVEKAINKDGYYIYEMEGCEESNR, from the coding sequence ATGAAAGTATCTGTATATGACACGTATGTCGTAAAGAAAAACGGGGAGACAATGCATTTTGATATTATGGTCCCGGAGGGTCAGACCCACGAAAAGGTCATTCAATATGGTATTGAATATCTAAAAAGGGTTGGACAAGAGGGGCAACCGCTCACAACGAAAGAATGCCGCTTCTGTCATATGGAAGATGCATCAGAGGATGTTGAAAAGGCCATCAATAAGGACGGGTATTACATTTACGAGATGGAAGGGTGTGAAGAAAGTAATCGATAA
- a CDS encoding chloride channel protein, with amino-acid sequence MRNTENNRNDDRIEIIRKKILSSLRLFFSQKIKYRINHQPFSEPVTLAAMAMLVGVTSATGVWLFKQMFSLPFRTVFGGFNVPVDRLQHNWIVILLPVLGGIIVGLIAHYIIGKERYPGIAGVMEATALNGGRLEYRKMPVKTVASALSIGSGASVGHGDPSVQIGATLGSMFGQLIRFSDERVRSLVAAGAAAGIAASFNAPIAGLFFALEIIIGKLNVNAFGVVALASVISSAVTQAISGNQPAFQIPAYELNSLYELPFYLGLGILAGPCAAFYVYLHHFTQAIFDKWRISRWIKPAIAGLTVGIVGFFLPQIFGTGYVTIEGILNGKSFSVSLLLVLVFAKLVLTPVCIGSGFYGGVFTPTLFSGAALGSAYGLVVQQFFPFLNISPPAFAMVGMAAVLAGTIHAPITSFILLFEITHDYRIILPLMFAVNASLFLSLHLQKDSVYTLGLTRRGIRLKEGQDVDVLDTITVGEVMVTDVVALQESDSLEAAIDLFMRTRNRGLPVVNKTDELIGILTAQDIDRASNGEKKAVSTIGEACTRELLLAYPDETIGEALQRIGIRNIGQLPVVSRNNPHCLVGLLRKTDIGRAYDLALTRHKKMRDLKIQGT; translated from the coding sequence ATGAGAAACACTGAAAATAACAGGAATGATGATCGTATAGAGATTATCAGAAAAAAAATACTCTCCTCTTTAAGGCTGTTTTTCTCACAAAAAATCAAATACCGCATCAATCATCAACCGTTTTCAGAGCCCGTAACACTTGCTGCAATGGCGATGCTTGTAGGTGTTACCAGCGCAACAGGAGTATGGCTTTTTAAACAGATGTTCAGCCTGCCATTTAGAACGGTATTTGGCGGATTTAACGTCCCTGTTGATCGATTGCAACATAATTGGATAGTTATTCTTCTGCCTGTGCTTGGAGGTATCATTGTAGGATTAATCGCGCACTATATTATCGGCAAAGAACGATATCCCGGAATAGCAGGCGTCATGGAAGCAACGGCATTAAATGGAGGACGGCTGGAGTACCGGAAAATGCCGGTTAAAACAGTTGCCTCTGCCTTGTCAATCGGCTCTGGAGCATCAGTTGGTCATGGAGACCCCTCTGTACAAATTGGAGCGACACTGGGCTCAATGTTCGGACAATTAATACGTTTTTCTGATGAACGTGTGCGCTCGCTTGTTGCCGCGGGCGCGGCAGCGGGTATTGCCGCCAGCTTCAATGCGCCCATTGCCGGTCTATTTTTTGCATTGGAAATTATCATAGGCAAATTGAATGTCAACGCATTTGGTGTTGTCGCTCTGGCATCAGTGATATCTTCTGCCGTTACGCAGGCTATATCAGGTAATCAGCCCGCATTTCAGATTCCGGCGTATGAATTAAACTCACTATATGAACTGCCGTTTTATCTGGGGCTGGGCATACTGGCCGGGCCTTGCGCGGCATTCTATGTTTACTTACATCATTTTACCCAGGCTATTTTCGACAAATGGCGTATCTCGCGCTGGATCAAACCTGCAATTGCCGGTCTTACCGTCGGCATAGTCGGATTTTTCTTACCACAAATCTTTGGTACCGGTTATGTAACCATTGAAGGCATTTTAAACGGTAAATCATTTTCTGTTTCACTGCTGCTTGTTCTTGTTTTTGCAAAACTGGTGCTGACTCCTGTCTGCATTGGCAGCGGCTTTTACGGCGGAGTGTTCACCCCTACTCTTTTTTCCGGTGCTGCTCTTGGAAGTGCATATGGACTTGTTGTTCAACAGTTTTTTCCATTTCTCAATATTTCCCCGCCTGCCTTTGCAATGGTAGGGATGGCAGCTGTCCTGGCAGGAACAATCCATGCGCCAATAACATCTTTCATTCTGCTCTTTGAAATAACTCACGACTATCGAATTATTCTGCCATTGATGTTTGCAGTAAATGCAAGTTTATTCCTGTCGTTGCATTTACAAAAAGACTCGGTTTATACTCTGGGGTTAACACGCAGAGGTATCCGTCTGAAAGAGGGACAGGATGTTGACGTCCTGGACACAATAACCGTAGGTGAAGTTATGGTTACAGATGTTGTTGCCCTGCAGGAATCAGATTCGTTAGAAGCAGCAATAGATCTCTTCATGCGGACACGGAACAGAGGTTTGCCTGTGGTAAATAAAACAGATGAATTGATCGGCATTCTCACCGCACAAGACATTGATCGCGCCAGCAATGGGGAGAAAAAAGCTGTCTCTACAATCGGCGAGGCCTGTACACGAGAGCTGCTCCTCGCTTATCCTGATGAGACGATAGGGGAAGCGCTGCAACGTATCGGCATACGCAACATTGGCCAATTACCCGTTGTGTCCCGTAATAATCCACACTGCTTAGTCGGGTTACTGCGTAAAACTGACATCGGACGGGCTTATGATCTGGCATTGACCCGTCATAAAAAAATGCGGGATTTAAAAATACAAGGTACATGA